A region of the Thermoanaerobaculum aquaticum genome:
CTGCTCCCGGGTCTTCAAGTGCAAAGCCCCGGCCGGGCCGCGCTGGCCGTTACCCAGGCGCAAGCGCTGCCCTTGCCGGCGACTCCCTCCCGGCAGCAGCACCAGAAGCGAGGGGTTTTCGGTGGCCAGGCGGCGGGCCTCCTCGGGGTCCTGGGCCAGGGCCAAGGGGGGGAGGGCGGAGGCCAGCCACCCCAGCTCCTGGGGCAGAGCCCCCGCTTCGGAAAGCAGCGAGCCCTGGGGCGGCAGGCGCTGGGGATCGCGGATGACCACGTCCACCGCCTCCCCGGAAAAGGAAGCCTTCAGCAGGCGCTCCACCGCTTCTTCCCCTTGCACCACCGGCAACGTCAAAAGCTCACCGTAGGCTTGGTCCAGGGTTTTGGCCAGCTCCGGCGGGGGGTTGAGGTAATCGGCCACGGTGCCGGCCAGTTGCTGGTCGCTTAAGACCTTGGCCAGGCTCTGGGGCAGGGCCCGCAGTTGGGCGCGGGCCCGCTGCACCGCTTCCCGCTCGTGGCGGACTTGCCACAGGCGGTGCTCCAGCTCGTCCCGCTTTTCGGCCAGCTCCTTGAGCTCCTTGCGCTCTTGATCCACCAGCGCCTGCAGCTTCTGCTGCTGGACTTGCACCTGCTCCAGCTCGGCCTGACACTCCCGCTCCCGGTGGCTGGCCTCTTGCTCCTCGCCGGCGGCTTGCTGCAGGTGCTGGGAGAGCCTTTCCCTTTCCGCCGAAAGGCGCGTTTGCTGGTAGCGGATTTGCTCCACTTCCAGCTGCAGGCGGTGAAAGCGATTGCGGGCTTCGGAGGCGGCGGCCACCGCTCGCAACAGCTTCTGGCGGGCCTCCTCGGCTTGCGCTTCCGCTTCTCTGGCAAGCTTTTCCGCTTCTTTTGCGGCTTCCTCCCGGAGGACTGTTTCCTCTTGCACCTTGCCCACTTCTTCCTCGGCCTGGGCAAGCTTTTGGGTAAGCTCCTGCTGGTGGAGCTGCTCCTCCTGGATTTGCCCTTCGGTTTGGGCGAGCAGGGCGGCCACCTGCTCCTGGCGGCTGCGCAGGGAGTCCAGCTCCCGGCGGCAGGCAGCTTCTTCCGCTTCCAGCCGCTGGCACTGTCCGGCGACGCGGGCCTGCTCTTCCCGGAGGTTGGCGAGCTCTCCAGCCTTTTCCTCCCACTGCCTTTGGATGCGCAAAAGCTCGGCCTCCACCTGGGCCAAGGCCGCAGCCTTTTGGGCGTGCTGCTCCTCACCTGCCGCCACTTCCTGCTGCAGGGCTTGGAGCTTGCCTTTGGCTTCGGCCCACCGCAAAACCGCCAACAGCGTGGTGACCCTTTGCAGCTCCTCCCGCAGTTGGGCGTGGCGCTGGGCCTGGCGGGCCTGGCGGCGGATGCTGCCGTACTCCCGCTTCACCTCGGCCACGATGTCGGAAACCCGCTCCAGGTTGGCCTTGGTTTCCGCCAGCTTGAGCTCAGCTTCGTGGCGGCGGAGGCGGTAGTGGCTGATGCCCGCCGCTTCCTCGAAGAGGGCCCGGCGATCGGTGGGTTTGGCGGAAAGCACCTGGGAAACCCGGCCCTGTTCAATGATGGCGTAGGCTCTGGTACCCAGGCCGGCTTCCGCCAGCTTGTCCTGGATGTCCTTGAGCCGCACCCGCCTGCCCCCCAGGCGGTACTCGGAGGTGCCGTCCCGCAGGATGCGGCGGGAGATCTCCAGCCGGTGGTCGGGGTGGCCGGGGTGGGAGTCCAGGATCAGCGTGACCTGGGCGGCGGCGGCAGGGGGCCTTTGGGCGGAGCCGGCAAAGATCACGTCCCCCATGGTTTGCGAGCGCAAAAGCCGCGCCGACTGCTC
Encoded here:
- the smc gene encoding chromosome segregation protein SMC, with translation MSVRISSLTLEGFKSFAGKVELAFPGNIIAIVGPNGAGKSNICDAIAWVLGEQSARLLRSQTMGDVIFAGSAQRPPAAAAQVTLILDSHPGHPDHRLEISRRILRDGTSEYRLGGRRVRLKDIQDKLAEAGLGTRAYAIIEQGRVSQVLSAKPTDRRALFEEAAGISHYRLRRHEAELKLAETKANLERVSDIVAEVKREYGSIRRQARQAQRHAQLREELQRVTTLLAVLRWAEAKGKLQALQQEVAAGEEQHAQKAAALAQVEAELLRIQRQWEEKAGELANLREEQARVAGQCQRLEAEEAACRRELDSLRSRQEQVAALLAQTEGQIQEEQLHQQELTQKLAQAEEEVGKVQEETVLREEAAKEAEKLAREAEAQAEEARQKLLRAVAAASEARNRFHRLQLEVEQIRYQQTRLSAERERLSQHLQQAAGEEQEASHRERECQAELEQVQVQQQKLQALVDQERKELKELAEKRDELEHRLWQVRHEREAVQRARAQLRALPQSLAKVLSDQQLAGTVADYLNPPPELAKTLDQAYGELLTLPVVQGEEAVERLLKASFSGEAVDVVIRDPQRLPPQGSLLSEAGALPQELGWLASALPPLALAQDPEEARRLATENPSLLVLLPGGSRRQGQRLRLGNGQRGPAGALHLKTREQELSAQETQLAEEKQKLLALVQAKTATFREHEHELAELSKVVRQKTEALAEASSRREARHRERTRLERELEALAVEASRLEGELAKAQENLAHAQAQAKVLEERAEGESARVDEATAAASAARSQASQAHTEAEKWRGQLALALERQRFAQRELSQHRQLAEKLAQEAERLRQELLELSQRQSQLQELLAQTRTQLEEALKLSASGQQKAAEAEAQVAQLKEQVEQQQHQAARAREEEQAALKALVDAQLRAAELAAELAHLQEALGGQPPEEIPQDVDRDALGQRQKELEQQLAQLGPVNELAVQQEKELEERFRFLSAQKKDLEESLESLRKSITELDTTCQERFLATLSAANELFGEVFRELFGGGEAQVLLSDPESPLDSGIEVKVRPPGKHTQSVLLLSGGEKALAAVALLLALFRIRPAPFCVLDEVDAPLDDLNVERLCQHLKAQAQQTQFLLITHNRRTMAHADVLYGVTMEEPGVSRVVSVRLEEA